TCGGCCACCGGGGGTCTTTGACATCAGCCCCGGGTGGGATCCGCGGTGACTGGACGACGGTGCACGCCGTCCCCGGCCTCAGGGGGTCTTGTGACCTCAGCCGCAGGTGGGATCCGCGGTGACTGGGCGATCCTCTCGCGTGGCCGAAGGCCCCTGGACAGAAATCGCCCACCCGCACGCCATCCCTCCTGGGGCGGGCCTTCACAACCCCCGGTGATCGAGGTTGAATCTCAAGGTCAAGGTCGGCGGGACTGGTCGGTCCCGCTGCCCGCGCGCGCGTCGATGAGGGCGCCGAGGCCGTCGAGGACGCGGCGGAGCCCGAACTCGTAGGCGTGGTCGGGGCCGTAGGCCCCCTGGTGGGCGGCTCCGGCGGCGCCGCCCACGCGCGCGGCGACGGGGTACCTGGTCTCGTCGAACACCCGGGCGAGCAGTGGTTGGTTGGCCTCCCACCACTGCTCGTCGTCCATGGCGCTGTCGTGCCGGGCGCCGCGCACGTCGGCCGCCATCCTGGCCGTGGTCTGGACGAAGCCGAGCAGGTAGGTGAGGGCGGCGTCCATCTCGACGTCGGTGAGCCCCAGCCCGTCGAACGCCGCGAGCTCGTGCTCGTACTTGGCCATGACGCCGGGCCCCAGCGGCGGCCGCACGGTCGAGACCCGAGCGGCCCAGGGGTGCCGCTCGAACAGCTCCCGGTTCTCGCGCGCCACCCCCTCGACCCGCGCGCGCCACGGTTCGCCGGTCCGGTCGGTGCGCGGCATCCGGCCGTAGACGGTGTCGAGCATGAGGTCCAGGAGCTCGGCCTTGCCGGGCACGTAGGTGTAGAGCGACATGGGGACGACGCCGAGGGCCTGGGCGACCTTGCGCATCGTCACCGACTCCAGGCCGGCCTCGTCGGCGATCCCGATCGCCGCGTCGACGACCTCGTCGACCGTGCGCCCCTGCCTGGGGCCGCGCCCCGACGTGCCGCGGCCGGGCTCCCGCCACAGCAGCTCCAGGGTACGGGCGGGATCGCCTGCGCTACTGCGTTCGATGGGCACGGGAACATTTTCGCACACAGAACGTTGTACCTAGTACTCTGTACTTCGTACATCGATTGCTCGTCCCACCCGCGAACACCCGAGGAGCCCCACCGTGCAGGTCACTTCTTCCGCCGTGTCGCTGACCGTCGACGACGTCGCCGCGTCCAGCGCGTTCTTCACCACCCACTTCGGCTTCCGCGAGGTGATGGCGGCCGACGGCTTCGCCTCCCTCGGCCGCGACGACGCCGCCATGAGCGTCGTCCTGCTCAGGCGCGGCATCGAGGTCCTGCCCGAGGGCTTCCGCGACCGGCACGCCGACGGGATCATCGTCGCCTTCGTCGTCACCGACCTCGCCGCGGAGGAGGCCCGCCTGCGCGGCGAGGGGGTCGCCATCACCATGCCGCTGCGGGAGGAGCCGTGGGGCGAGCGGCTGTTCCAGGTCACCGACCCCAACGGCGTCGTCGTCCAGCTCGTCGAGTGGGCCACCCCCGAAGGCGGCTGACCGCCCGCCCCGCCGCGGCCGCGCCACCCGGTGCGGCCGCAGCGGGGCACCACCGCCGACCGGCCCGCCGGCACCTTCGGCCCGGCCCGGTCGACCCGCCCCGGTCCGCCCCGGTCCGCCCCGGTCCGGCCACGGGGGGGAACGGCTCCCGTCCGGTTCCGGTGTTCACCGCCGCCTCCCGGCTCCGATCGTTACGCTTGGTAGTGGATCGGCACTGTCCGTGCCGACGAGGGGATCGCCGATCCGCGGCGCGATCACCGCGCCGCGGTCGAAGGGGAGGGCCGATGACCGGAACCAGCGGTGACGCACGCGCCGCAACGACCGCCGTGCGCGGGGAACTGATCTACTTCCGCGACGACCCCTTTCTGGTGGGCCCCGAGGCGGCCTTCGTGCACGAACCCGATGGGCTGCTGATCTGCTCGGACGGGCTGATCCACGCCGTCGGCCCGTACAGCGAGACCAGGGACCGGCTCCCGGACGGCGTCGAGCCCGCCCACTACCCCGGGTGCCTGATCTCCGCCGGCTTCATCGACACCCACGTCCACTACGTGCAGACCGAGATCATCGGGGCCTTCGGCGAGCAGTTGATCGACTGGCTCAACGAGTTCACCTTCGTCGCCGAGCAGCGCTTCGACGACCCCGAGTACTGCGGGAAGGTCGCCGAGGTCTTCTGCGACGCGCTGCTGCGCAACGGCACCACCAGCGCGCTGACCTTCTGCGCGACCTACCCGCTGTCGGTGGACTGCCTGTTCGCCGAGACCGAGCGGCGGGGGATGCGGATGATCGCCGGCAAGGTGCTCATGGACCGCAACGCCCCCGAGGACCTGCTCGACACCCCGCAGAGGGCATACGAGCGGTCCAAGGGGCTGATCGAGAAGTGGCACGGCCGCGGGCGCGCCATGTACGCGATCACGCCGCGGTTCGCCCCGACCAGCACCCCCGAGCAGTTGGCGGCAGCGGGCACCCTGTGGAAGGAGCACCCGGGGACCTACGTGCACAGCCACGTCTCGGAGAACACCGACGAGATCGCGTGGGTCAAGGAGCTCTTCCCCGAGCGAAAGGGCTACCTGGACGTCTACGACCACCACGGCCTGCTCGGGCCGCGCGCGATGTACGCGCACGGCGTGCACCTCACCGAGGACGAGTTCGCCCGCTGCCACGAGACCGGCACGGCGCTCTCCCACTGCCCCACGTCGAACCTGTTCCTCGGGTCGGGCCTGTTCAGCCTCAGCTCGGCCAAGGACCCCGGGCGCCCCGTGTACGTCGGCCTCGGCACCGACATCGGGGCGGGGACCAGTTTCTCGATGCTGGTCACGATGAACGAGGCCTACAAGGTCGCCGCGCTGGGCGGCTACCCCGTCCCGGCGCTCAGGGCCTTCTACCTCGCCACCCTGGGCGGCGCCAGGGCGCTGGGCCTCGACGACAGGATCGGCACGCTGGCCCCGGGGCGCGAGGCCGACTTCGTCGTGCTCGACCCGCGCGCCACCCCGCTGATGGAGTTCCGCACCCAGCGGGCGGAGTCGATCGAGGAGACGATGTTCGTCCTGTCGATCATGGGCGACGACCGGGCGGTCCGGGCGACCTATGTCGCCGGCCGGCTCGCCCACGAGAGGCAGCGGGGGCGGTGACGCGGCGCGGGCCGGCCCCGGCCGCCGCCCGCCGCGCCTTGCGAAGCGGCCGGGGCGTCGGGGACCGGCCCCGGCCGGAGGGAAGGCGTCAGCGCACCGCCTCCCGCGCGCCGTCGCGCTGGGTCGGGATCCCCGCGGCGCGGATCGCCCGGAACATCTCGCCCACCCACTTCGGGTGCGGATCCTGGTCGAGCACGGACAGCACGTGTTCGAGCAGGTCGTCGTCGCTCAATGCCGTCCAGTCGACATCAGAGCACTCGCCCATTGGTCACTCCCCGGGGTCGGTTGGCCGGTTGTCTCTCCGCCATCCCTGCAGGGACTCGCCGTGGGTGCCGTGGCAGCGCGGCGCCCATGGCGTCCACGCATCAGCCTCCCCGGATCACGGGACGTAAACATCCCGATGGCCGGAACCGGCACGACCTTTTGGGTCATCGACGCCGTCACCTGGACGGACGCGCCGCTCAGCCGGGGGTCGGCCCGCGTGCCGCCGCGGGCCGGACCCCGGCCGATGGCCGATGGCGGCCACCCTTGGTGATCGCGCGGCGCGCACCCGGCGCACCCGGCGCACCCGGTGCGGCGCCGGAGGGCCGGGCGTCGGGGTACGGGGGTCCGCCGGAGCCGGTGCCCGCGTGGGCATGGAGCGCCGTCTCTCGGGCAGCAGGCGAAAAGGAGGGCCGCCCGATCGCAGGGGGAGCGGCCTTTCGCGTGCGAGGCGATGCCCGTCGGCGGGCGCCGGGAAGCGAGGAGAAGCGATGCAGGACATGCCGGTGTGGCTCAGCGCCGTGACGCTCGTGGTCGCGGCGGTGGTGCTGATCGTGGGCGGCGGACCGTTCACCCGGCTCGTCGACCGGCTCGCCGACCGGACCGGGTGGGGCGAGACCATGGCCGGCATCATCCTCATCGGCGCCGTGACCGCGCTGCCCGGGCTCATCACCAGCGTCCTCGGCGCCGTGCGCGGGGAGGCGGTCTTCGCGATGAACAACGCGCTGGGCGGGATCGCGTTGCAGACCACCTTCATCGCGCTCGCCGACCTGTTCTACCGGCGCGCCAACCTCGAACACGCCGCGGCCTCGCTGCCGAACCTGCTGGCCCCGGTCGGCCTGTCCACCATGTTCGGCATCGTGCTCATCGCCGGTGCGGGCCCGCAGATCACCGTGGCCGGAGTGCACCCGGCCTCGCTGGTGCTGATCTTCGTCTACTGGTACTGGCTCCGGCTGTCCCGGCACGTCGGCAACAACCCGATGTGGCGGGTCGAACCCACCCGCTTCACCCGGCACGACGAACCGGACCCCGCGGCCGAGCGCCCGGACGAGTCCTTGCGCGCCATGTGGCTCAAGTTCGCCGTGCTGGCCGCGGTCGTGGCCGTCACCGGCTACGTCATCGGCGAGGCCGGGCTCTCCGTGGCCGAGCAGACGGGACTGTCCGGCGGCTTCGTCGGCGCCGTCATCACCGGTGTGGTCACCTCGATGCCCGAGCTCGTCACCGTGCTCTACGCCGTGCGGATCCGGGCGCTGCACCTGGCCATCGGCGACATCATCGGCGGCAACGGCTTCGACATGCTGTTCCTGTCGGCCTCCGACATCGTCTACCGCGAGGGCTCTATCTACGCCGCCGTCAACCGAGAGGTCCTCCTGGTCATCGGCCTCGGCGTGGTCCTCAACCTGCTCGTCGCCGCCGGGCTGATCCGCCGCCAGCGCGAGGGGATCGGCTTCGAGGGGGTGGCGATGTTCGCCGTCTACGCCATCGGGCTGGTCTTCCTCGCCATGATCGGCTGATCGAACTCTGACCGCTGCGTTCGCGGACGAGGCGGGAACGCCGGGGCCCGGATCCGCTGTGCCGCAGGCGGCTTGTGCGCACCGCGACAGCCGACCCCCTGTGCGAACCCGACCGTCGAACGCCGGTGAGAGGCCGCCGGCCTCCTACAGCGGCGTCGTCCCGGACGCCGGCTCGTCGGGGTCCGCCGACGGGCTGCCCCGCAGGATGTCGGGTTCCAGGTAGATCAACCGGGCGATCGGGACGGCCTCACGGATCCGCGCCTCGGCGCCGTTGACGGCCCGCGCGACGTCGGCGGCCGTGTCGTCGTGGTCGATCGCGACCTTGGCCGCCACCAGCAGCTCCTCCGGGCCCAGGTGCATGGTCCGCATGTGGATGAGGGTGCTTCCGCGCTCACCGGCCGCGATCGCCCGCTCGATCAGCCGGGTGTGCTCGCGGGTGGCGGACTCGCCGATCAGCAGGCTCTTCGTCTCCAGCGCGAGCACGACGGCGATCACCACCAGCAGGATCCCGATCGCGGCGGTTCCCAGACCGTCCCAGACGCCGTTGCCGGTGATCAGGGTCATGCTCACGCCGATGAGCGCGAAGACCAGGCCGAACAGCGCACCGGTGTCCTCCAGCAGGATGACCGGAAGCTCCGGGGACCTGGAGTTGCGGACGAACCGCACCCAGCTCGCGTTGCCGCGCACGGCGTTGGACTCCTTGACCGCGGTCCGCAGCGCCATCGACTCCAGGGCGATCGCCACCAGCAGCACCACGATCGGCACCCAGTGCCAACTGGTGATCGGGTGCGGATCGCTGAGCTTGTGCCACGCCTCGTACAGCGCGAACAGCCCGCCCAGGCTGAACAGCACGATCGAGACGATGAACGCGTAGATGTAGCGCTCCCTGCCGTAGCCGAACGGGTGCTCCGGCGTCGCCTGCCGCCGGGCGCGCCTGCCGCCGATCAGCAGCAGCGCCTGGTTGCCGGAGTCGGCGACCGAGTGGATCGACTCGGCCAGCATGGACGAGGAGCCCGTCAGCAGGTAGGCCACGAATTTGGTGACGGCGATCCCCATGTTGGCGACCAGCGCGGTCACCACCGCCTTCGTGCTTCCCTCGGCGCTCATGGCCGGTCCCCCTCCGCCTTCGTCGAGAACACGGCAACGACCTTACGCCCACCCGTTCCGGTGCGGGACCGCGGACGACGCGCCCGCCTGCCGCAGGTCAAATGGGCGCGCGCCGGATGCGCTGCCTGGTGGGCGGTTCCGCAGCGGGGTAGCATGAGCGCGGGAATAGGTTGTGTGAGGCCCCCGGCGTCGCCGGGGGTCTCACGCTGTCTTGCGGACAGCCGCCTACAGGGCGCCGTTTTTGAGGTCGCTGATGAACGCCTGCCACTCTGTGGCGGCGAACGCCAGGTGACCGCACTCAGGCTTCTTTGAGTCGCGGACAGCGGCTCCATGTTCGAAGCGGGCAACCTCGACGCAGTTGTTGCGGTCGCTGTAGCTCGACTTGCAGAACTGCAGGCTGTCGTTTGGGAACAGGTTGGTCATCTCGGCTTCCTAGAGCAGGTCCTTCAGCATCTGAAGTGATGCGTCCGGATAACGCGCTGATGTCCTTACATGATCGAAGAGACGCCGGTAACGGTCCACCTCTTCCGGCTCCTCCAGGTAGAGCCCATCGGTGTCGGTTTCCAGGTAGACCACGGGGTTCACGAATTCGGCGAAGTCCAGGACCACGAACGGTCCTCTGACTCCAGCATGCATCCCGGAAGCGAAGGGCAGGACCTGAATCGTCACCGTATTGTCGGCTTCGGCGACATCGATCAGATGCTG
This sequence is a window from Spinactinospora alkalitolerans. Protein-coding genes within it:
- a CDS encoding TetR/AcrR family transcriptional regulator C-terminal domain-containing protein, with the translated sequence MPIERSSAGDPARTLELLWREPGRGTSGRGPRQGRTVDEVVDAAIGIADEAGLESVTMRKVAQALGVVPMSLYTYVPGKAELLDLMLDTVYGRMPRTDRTGEPWRARVEGVARENRELFERHPWAARVSTVRPPLGPGVMAKYEHELAAFDGLGLTDVEMDAALTYLLGFVQTTARMAADVRGARHDSAMDDEQWWEANQPLLARVFDETRYPVAARVGGAAGAAHQGAYGPDHAYEFGLRRVLDGLGALIDARAGSGTDQSRRP
- a CDS encoding VOC family protein, which gives rise to MQVTSSAVSLTVDDVAASSAFFTTHFGFREVMAADGFASLGRDDAAMSVVLLRRGIEVLPEGFRDRHADGIIVAFVVTDLAAEEARLRGEGVAITMPLREEPWGERLFQVTDPNGVVVQLVEWATPEGG
- the guaD gene encoding guanine deaminase — encoded protein: MTGTSGDARAATTAVRGELIYFRDDPFLVGPEAAFVHEPDGLLICSDGLIHAVGPYSETRDRLPDGVEPAHYPGCLISAGFIDTHVHYVQTEIIGAFGEQLIDWLNEFTFVAEQRFDDPEYCGKVAEVFCDALLRNGTTSALTFCATYPLSVDCLFAETERRGMRMIAGKVLMDRNAPEDLLDTPQRAYERSKGLIEKWHGRGRAMYAITPRFAPTSTPEQLAAAGTLWKEHPGTYVHSHVSENTDEIAWVKELFPERKGYLDVYDHHGLLGPRAMYAHGVHLTEDEFARCHETGTALSHCPTSNLFLGSGLFSLSSAKDPGRPVYVGLGTDIGAGTSFSMLVTMNEAYKVAALGGYPVPALRAFYLATLGGARALGLDDRIGTLAPGREADFVVLDPRATPLMEFRTQRAESIEETMFVLSIMGDDRAVRATYVAGRLAHERQRGR
- a CDS encoding sodium:calcium antiporter, translated to MQDMPVWLSAVTLVVAAVVLIVGGGPFTRLVDRLADRTGWGETMAGIILIGAVTALPGLITSVLGAVRGEAVFAMNNALGGIALQTTFIALADLFYRRANLEHAAASLPNLLAPVGLSTMFGIVLIAGAGPQITVAGVHPASLVLIFVYWYWLRLSRHVGNNPMWRVEPTRFTRHDEPDPAAERPDESLRAMWLKFAVLAAVVAVTGYVIGEAGLSVAEQTGLSGGFVGAVITGVVTSMPELVTVLYAVRIRALHLAIGDIIGGNGFDMLFLSASDIVYREGSIYAAVNREVLLVIGLGVVLNLLVAAGLIRRQREGIGFEGVAMFAVYAIGLVFLAMIG
- a CDS encoding cation diffusion facilitator family transporter — encoded protein: MSAEGSTKAVVTALVANMGIAVTKFVAYLLTGSSSMLAESIHSVADSGNQALLLIGGRRARRQATPEHPFGYGRERYIYAFIVSIVLFSLGGLFALYEAWHKLSDPHPITSWHWVPIVVLLVAIALESMALRTAVKESNAVRGNASWVRFVRNSRSPELPVILLEDTGALFGLVFALIGVSMTLITGNGVWDGLGTAAIGILLVVIAVVLALETKSLLIGESATREHTRLIERAIAAGERGSTLIHMRTMHLGPEELLVAAKVAIDHDDTAADVARAVNGAEARIREAVPIARLIYLEPDILRGSPSADPDEPASGTTPL
- a CDS encoding DUF397 domain-containing protein; amino-acid sequence: MTNLFPNDSLQFCKSSYSDRNNCVEVARFEHGAAVRDSKKPECGHLAFAATEWQAFISDLKNGAL